The following proteins are encoded in a genomic region of Corynebacterium atypicum:
- a CDS encoding MMPL family transporter: protein MAELLFKLGRWSFRRKWIVVAAWLVILAAVGGLAAGLSKPFSSQFSIGGTPSIEATKLMMQNFPEAGNPADAATVNLVFATKDGSKLTEPANKEAIDQVVDRVDETLGDQMRNTQRFGNPVELSPKLVDTVFEMMSQQGLPEETAREDAENLAMVSADETIAYTTFDFDVDSAMEVTDEQRAAVADAMELGREAGLQVEAGGAGYGDPIAVKATSEVVGLAVAFAVLVFTFGSLIAAGLPLITAVIGVGIGVLSILLLTSVVELNDVTPTLAIMIGLAVGIDYALFILSRYRVERARMSAADAAGMAVGTAGSAVVFAGATVIIALAALTVAGIEFLSWMGLLAALTVFVAMLVALTLIPALLGIFGDRAFGAKVPGIAGNKRRNGQWPKRFRQGMTMGRRWVHFVHRVPALCLAVVVIGLGLLSAPVLRLEMALPSDTTGNVDTTQRKAADLMAEGFGDGVNAPLLFIVDAHGVDPEASALAPLVDAQRAEAEAAAEEPSGEAAAEGPGGASESVPDAAGEFDEQQAAAMASFMYTVDKIDGMAEVKNAQIAGVNEDATAAQVLITPYTGPEEQETVELSHALRERAAEIEAATGTTVGMTGLTAVQMDITEELGHAMPLYLSIVVGLAIVLLLLVFRSIMVPVVAGLGFLLSVGAAFGVTVLFWQEGLWGFVSSPGPLISFMPIFLIGVTFGLAMDYQVFLVSRMREHYTHNQGRSREGSKFNGVEESVVEGFSAGARVVTAAALIMIAVFVAFIDQPLPFIQIFGFALGAGILFDAFFVRMTLVPATMFLMGRATWWMPKWLDKVLPSLDVEGNKLEEDVQAGLIGGDPRD, encoded by the coding sequence GTGGCTGAATTACTGTTCAAGTTGGGCCGCTGGTCTTTTCGCCGCAAGTGGATCGTTGTCGCCGCTTGGCTGGTGATCCTCGCCGCGGTCGGTGGGCTGGCCGCGGGGCTGAGTAAGCCGTTTTCTAGCCAGTTTTCCATCGGCGGGACGCCTTCGATCGAGGCGACGAAGCTGATGATGCAGAACTTCCCGGAGGCAGGCAACCCGGCCGACGCGGCGACGGTGAACCTGGTGTTTGCCACTAAGGACGGTTCCAAGCTCACTGAGCCTGCCAACAAAGAGGCCATCGACCAGGTGGTCGATCGGGTTGATGAGACCCTCGGCGACCAGATGCGTAATACGCAGCGCTTTGGCAACCCGGTTGAGCTTTCGCCCAAGCTGGTGGACACGGTCTTTGAGATGATGTCTCAGCAGGGCCTGCCCGAGGAGACGGCCCGCGAGGACGCGGAGAACCTTGCGATGGTCTCGGCAGATGAGACCATCGCGTACACCACGTTTGATTTCGACGTCGACTCGGCGATGGAGGTCACCGACGAGCAGCGCGCCGCGGTCGCGGACGCGATGGAGCTGGGCCGCGAGGCCGGCTTGCAGGTGGAGGCCGGCGGCGCCGGCTACGGCGATCCGATCGCGGTGAAGGCTACGAGCGAGGTCGTGGGCCTGGCGGTGGCTTTTGCGGTGCTGGTGTTCACGTTCGGCTCGTTGATCGCGGCGGGATTGCCGCTGATTACCGCGGTGATCGGGGTAGGCATCGGCGTGCTGTCGATTCTGCTGTTGACTTCGGTGGTGGAGCTTAACGACGTCACGCCGACCTTGGCGATCATGATCGGGTTGGCCGTGGGCATCGATTACGCGCTGTTTATCTTGTCGCGGTACCGCGTGGAGCGCGCCCGGATGAGCGCCGCGGACGCTGCCGGAATGGCGGTGGGCACGGCGGGCAGCGCCGTGGTCTTTGCCGGGGCGACCGTGATTATCGCGCTGGCGGCGTTGACGGTCGCGGGCATCGAGTTTCTCTCTTGGATGGGCCTGTTGGCCGCGTTGACCGTGTTCGTTGCGATGTTGGTGGCGCTCACGTTGATTCCGGCGCTGCTGGGCATCTTCGGTGACCGCGCCTTTGGGGCGAAGGTGCCGGGTATCGCGGGCAACAAGCGCCGTAATGGCCAGTGGCCGAAGCGTTTCCGCCAGGGCATGACGATGGGCCGGCGGTGGGTGCACTTTGTGCACCGTGTGCCGGCGTTGTGCCTGGCGGTGGTGGTCATCGGCTTGGGGCTGTTGTCCGCGCCGGTGTTGCGTCTGGAGATGGCGCTGCCCTCGGATACGACGGGAAACGTCGATACGACGCAGCGAAAGGCCGCGGATCTGATGGCGGAGGGCTTCGGCGACGGCGTCAACGCGCCGCTGCTTTTCATTGTCGATGCCCACGGGGTAGACCCGGAGGCATCGGCGTTGGCGCCGCTGGTAGATGCGCAGCGCGCGGAGGCCGAGGCCGCTGCCGAGGAACCATCCGGCGAGGCCGCTGCCGAGGGGCCGGGAGGGGCGTCGGAAAGCGTGCCTGACGCGGCGGGTGAGTTTGACGAGCAACAGGCGGCGGCGATGGCGTCGTTTATGTACACCGTGGACAAGATCGACGGTATGGCCGAGGTCAAGAACGCGCAGATCGCTGGCGTGAACGAGGACGCGACCGCGGCGCAGGTGCTGATCACGCCGTATACGGGCCCGGAGGAGCAGGAGACGGTCGAGCTTTCGCACGCGCTGCGGGAGCGGGCCGCGGAGATCGAAGCTGCCACGGGCACCACGGTGGGCATGACCGGGTTGACTGCGGTGCAGATGGACATCACCGAGGAGCTGGGCCACGCGATGCCGCTCTATCTTTCCATCGTTGTGGGCCTGGCCATCGTGCTGCTGCTGTTGGTGTTCCGCTCGATTATGGTGCCGGTGGTCGCGGGCCTGGGCTTCTTGCTCTCGGTGGGGGCGGCCTTTGGCGTGACGGTGCTGTTCTGGCAGGAGGGCCTGTGGGGCTTCGTCAGCTCGCCGGGCCCGCTGATTTCCTTCATGCCAATCTTCCTGATCGGCGTGACGTTCGGCCTGGCGATGGACTACCAGGTGTTCCTGGTCAGCCGGATGCGCGAGCACTACACGCACAACCAGGGCAGATCTCGAGAGGGCTCGAAGTTCAACGGCGTGGAGGAGTCCGTGGTGGAGGGGTTCTCCGCGGGCGCTCGGGTAGTCACGGCCGCGGCGCTGATCATGATCGCGGTGTTCGTGGCGTTTATCGATCAGCCGCTGCCGTTCATCCAGATCTTCGGGTTTGCGCTGGGCGCCGGCATCCTCTTCGACGCGTTCTTTGTACGGATGACGTTGGTGCCGGCCACGATGTTCCTGATGGGTCGGGCCACCTGGTGGATGCCGAAGTGGCTGGACAAAGTGTTGCCGAGCCTGGACGTGGAGGGCAACAAGCTCGAGGAGGACGTGCAGGCCGGGCTGATCGGCGGCGATCCGAGGGATTAG